From Polynucleobacter difficilis, a single genomic window includes:
- the fusA gene encoding elongation factor G, which produces MARKTPIDKYRNIGISAHIDAGKTTTTERVLFYTGVNHKIGEVHDGAATMDWMEQEQERGITITSAATTTFWKGMAGNFPEHRINIIDTPGHVDFTIEVERSMRVLDGACMVYCAVGGVQPQSETVWRQANKYQVPRLAFVNKMDRTGANFFKVYDQMKVRLKANPLLIQIPIGAEENFKGVIDLVKMKAVIWDEASQGIKFEYQDIPAELQASAEEWREKLVEAAAESSEELMEKYLGGEPLSEDEIKKALRVRTIAGEIVPMLCGTAFKNKGVQAMLDAVVEYLPSPLDVPPVPCEKEDGTPTTRKASDDEKFSALAFKIMTDPFVGQLIFFRVYSGMMKSGDTIYNPIKGKKERVGRLLQMHANQREEIKEVYAGDIAAAVGLKDATTGETLCDPDSIVILERMVFPEPVISQAVEPKTKADQEKMGLALNRLAQEDPSFRVKTDEESGQTIISGMGELHLEILVDRMKREFSVEATVGKPQVAYRETIRKTCDEVEGKFVKQSGGRGQYGHVVLKLEPQEPGKGFEFVDAIKGGVVPREYIPAVEKGIIETLNSGILAGYPVVDIKATLFFGSYHDVDSNENAFKMAGSMAFKDGMRRAAPVLLEPMMAVEVETPEDFMGNVMGDLSSRRGILQGMDDIPGGGKIVRAEVPLAEMFGYSTGLRSLTQGRATYTMEFKHYSEAPKNVAEAVMAAKAK; this is translated from the coding sequence GTGGCACGTAAAACCCCCATCGACAAATACCGCAACATCGGTATTTCTGCGCACATTGACGCAGGCAAGACAACAACCACAGAACGCGTTTTGTTCTACACCGGCGTTAATCACAAAATTGGTGAAGTGCATGATGGCGCAGCAACTATGGACTGGATGGAGCAAGAGCAGGAGCGTGGCATCACGATTACTTCTGCTGCTACTACCACGTTCTGGAAGGGCATGGCTGGAAATTTTCCAGAGCACCGCATTAACATTATTGATACCCCGGGTCACGTTGACTTCACCATTGAAGTAGAGCGCTCGATGCGCGTGCTCGATGGTGCTTGCATGGTTTACTGTGCGGTAGGCGGCGTTCAGCCTCAGTCTGAAACCGTTTGGCGTCAGGCAAACAAATACCAAGTTCCACGTTTAGCATTTGTGAATAAGATGGACCGTACGGGCGCGAACTTCTTTAAGGTCTATGACCAAATGAAAGTGCGCCTCAAAGCCAATCCTCTGTTGATTCAAATTCCAATCGGAGCAGAAGAAAACTTCAAGGGCGTTATTGACCTGGTCAAGATGAAGGCTGTTATCTGGGATGAAGCCTCACAGGGCATCAAGTTTGAGTACCAAGATATCCCAGCGGAATTGCAAGCATCTGCTGAAGAGTGGCGCGAGAAGTTAGTTGAAGCCGCCGCTGAAAGTTCAGAAGAGCTGATGGAAAAATACCTTGGCGGCGAGCCGCTGAGCGAAGACGAAATTAAGAAGGCATTGCGTGTACGTACCATTGCGGGCGAAATCGTTCCAATGCTGTGCGGAACTGCGTTTAAAAACAAAGGCGTTCAGGCTATGTTGGACGCGGTTGTTGAGTACTTGCCATCCCCACTCGATGTGCCACCGGTTCCATGCGAGAAGGAAGACGGCACACCAACAACGCGTAAAGCGTCGGATGACGAGAAGTTTTCTGCCTTGGCATTTAAGATCATGACCGACCCGTTCGTAGGTCAATTAATTTTCTTCCGTGTTTATTCCGGCATGATGAAGTCAGGCGACACAATCTATAACCCAATCAAGGGCAAAAAAGAGCGTGTGGGTCGATTGCTTCAGATGCACGCGAATCAGCGTGAAGAGATCAAAGAAGTGTACGCAGGCGACATCGCTGCAGCAGTTGGTTTAAAAGACGCAACCACCGGTGAAACATTGTGCGATCCAGACAGCATTGTTATCTTGGAGCGTATGGTTTTCCCAGAGCCTGTGATTTCACAAGCGGTTGAGCCAAAGACAAAAGCTGACCAAGAAAAAATGGGCCTAGCGTTGAATCGCTTGGCACAAGAAGATCCATCCTTCCGCGTGAAGACCGATGAAGAATCTGGCCAGACCATTATTTCTGGAATGGGCGAGCTCCATCTGGAAATTCTAGTAGACCGCATGAAGCGCGAATTCAGCGTTGAAGCAACTGTTGGTAAGCCACAGGTTGCTTATCGCGAAACTATTCGCAAAACCTGCGATGAAGTCGAAGGTAAATTCGTTAAGCAATCGGGTGGTCGCGGTCAATATGGTCACGTTGTTTTGAAGCTCGAGCCACAAGAGCCAGGCAAAGGCTTTGAATTCGTCGATGCAATTAAGGGCGGTGTCGTTCCTCGTGAATACATCCCTGCAGTTGAAAAAGGCATTATCGAAACCCTCAACTCCGGCATTTTGGCTGGGTATCCTGTTGTGGATATCAAGGCAACTTTGTTCTTTGGTTCGTACCACGATGTTGACTCGAACGAAAATGCGTTCAAGATGGCAGGCTCAATGGCGTTCAAGGACGGTATGCGTAGAGCTGCTCCCGTATTGCTTGAGCCAATGATGGCAGTTGAAGTAGAAACGCCAGAAGATTTCATGGGTAACGTGATGGGTGATCTTTCGTCCCGTCGCGGCATTTTGCAGGGTATGGATGACATTCCAGGCGGCGGTAAGATTGTGCGCGCTGAAGTGCCATTGGCCGAGATGTTTGGTTACTCAACGGGCCTACGTTCGTTGACCCAAGGTCGCGCTACTTACACCATGGAATTTAAGCATTATTCCGAAGCACCTAAGAACGTAGCTGAAGCAGTGATGGCTGCTAAAGCGAAGTAA
- the tuf gene encoding elongation factor Tu, with product MAKEKFERTKPHVNVGTIGHVDHGKTTLTAAIATVLSKAFGGEAKAYDQIDAAPEEKARGITINTAHVEYETANRHYAHVDCPGHADYVKNMITGAAQMDGAILVCSAADGPMPQTREHILLARQVGVPYIIVFLNKCDMVDDEELLELVEMEVRELLSKYKFPGDDTPIVRGSAKLALDGDEGPLGKEAIMKLAEALDTFIPTPERAVDGAFLMPVEDVFSISGRGTVVTGRIERGIVKVGEEIEIIGIKPTLKTTCTGVEMFRKLLDQGQAGDNVGILLRGTKREEVERGQVLAKPGSITPHTHFTAEVYILGKDEGGRHTPFFNNYRPQFYFRTTDVTGSIELPKDKEMVMPGDNVSITVKLIAPIAMEEGLRFAIREGGRTVGAGVVAKILA from the coding sequence ATGGCAAAAGAAAAGTTTGAGCGGACAAAACCGCACGTAAACGTTGGTACGATTGGTCACGTTGACCATGGTAAGACCACCCTCACTGCAGCAATTGCAACCGTGCTGTCAAAAGCATTTGGTGGCGAAGCAAAAGCATACGATCAGATCGATGCTGCTCCAGAAGAAAAAGCACGTGGTATTACGATTAATACCGCGCACGTTGAGTATGAAACAGCGAACCGCCACTATGCGCACGTCGATTGCCCAGGCCACGCTGACTATGTGAAGAACATGATTACCGGCGCAGCCCAGATGGACGGCGCTATTTTGGTTTGCTCTGCAGCCGACGGCCCAATGCCACAAACCCGTGAGCACATCCTCTTGGCTCGCCAAGTTGGCGTGCCTTACATCATCGTCTTTCTAAACAAGTGCGACATGGTGGACGACGAAGAACTCCTCGAGCTCGTCGAGATGGAAGTGCGTGAGCTTCTCTCCAAGTACAAGTTCCCTGGCGATGACACACCAATCGTGCGTGGTTCTGCTAAGTTAGCCTTGGATGGCGACGAAGGTCCTTTGGGCAAAGAAGCCATCATGAAATTGGCTGAAGCCTTAGATACCTTTATCCCCACACCAGAGCGCGCAGTTGACGGCGCTTTCTTGATGCCAGTAGAAGATGTGTTCTCGATCTCTGGCCGCGGTACGGTAGTAACTGGCCGTATTGAGCGCGGTATCGTTAAGGTCGGTGAAGAGATTGAAATCATCGGTATCAAGCCAACACTCAAGACAACCTGTACTGGTGTTGAGATGTTCCGTAAATTGCTCGACCAAGGTCAAGCGGGCGATAACGTTGGTATCTTATTGCGCGGTACTAAGCGTGAAGAAGTCGAGCGCGGTCAAGTATTGGCTAAGCCAGGCTCAATCACCCCACACACCCACTTTACTGCTGAGGTTTACATCTTAGGTAAAGACGAAGGTGGTCGTCATACTCCCTTCTTTAACAACTACCGTCCTCAGTTTTACTTCCGTACTACGGACGTAACGGGTTCGATCGAGTTGCCAAAAGACAAAGAGATGGTCATGCCGGGCGATAACGTCAGCATTACCGTCAAACTCATCGCCCCAATCGCGATGGAAGAAGGTTTGCGTTTTGCGATCCGTGAAGGTGGCCGTACTGTTGGCGCCGGCGTGGTAGCAAAGATTTTGGCTTAA
- the rpsJ gene encoding 30S ribosomal protein S10 — MQNQKIRIRLKAFDYRLIDQSAAEIVDTAKRTGAVVKGPVPLPTRIERFDILRSPHVNKTSRDQLEIRTHLRLMDIVDPTEKTVDALMKLDLPAGVDVEIKLQ; from the coding sequence ATGCAAAACCAGAAAATTCGTATTCGTCTTAAAGCGTTTGATTACCGTCTCATCGACCAGTCTGCTGCTGAAATCGTTGATACAGCAAAGCGCACCGGCGCAGTGGTAAAAGGTCCAGTACCTTTGCCAACGCGTATCGAGCGTTTTGACATCCTGCGTTCACCCCACGTGAATAAAACCTCACGCGATCAGTTAGAGATTCGTACCCATCTGCGTTTGATGGATATCGTTGACCCAACCGAAAAGACAGTGGATGCATTGATGAAATTAGACCTCCCAGCTGGTGTGGACGTCGAAATCAAGTTGCAGTAA
- the rplC gene encoding 50S ribosomal protein L3 translates to MSLGLIGRKVGMTRLFTDEGDSIPVTVIDVSDNRVAQIKTQETDGYDAIQLAHGTRRATRVTKPMAGHFAKAGVMAGNALNEFHLDAAKIAEMKPGQVIPADAAFAAGQKVDVQGVSIGKGYAGTIKRYHFASGRASHGNSRSHNVPGSIGMAQDPGRVFPGKRMTGHLGDVTRTVQNLVIARIDTERNLIMVKGAVPGAPGGKVIVTPAVKTPLKKK, encoded by the coding sequence ATGAGCTTAGGCTTAATCGGCCGCAAGGTCGGTATGACCCGTCTTTTTACGGATGAAGGGGATTCCATCCCAGTCACCGTTATTGACGTGAGTGATAACAGGGTTGCTCAAATTAAGACCCAGGAAACGGATGGCTACGATGCTATTCAGTTGGCCCACGGCACCCGTAGAGCAACGCGCGTAACCAAACCCATGGCAGGTCATTTTGCAAAAGCTGGCGTAATGGCTGGCAATGCACTGAATGAATTTCATTTGGATGCAGCCAAAATTGCAGAAATGAAGCCTGGTCAAGTTATTCCAGCGGATGCAGCATTTGCAGCCGGCCAAAAGGTCGACGTGCAAGGCGTTTCGATTGGTAAGGGTTATGCCGGTACCATCAAGCGTTACCACTTTGCTTCTGGTCGTGCCAGTCACGGTAACTCCCGTTCGCATAACGTGCCAGGCTCGATTGGTATGGCACAAGATCCAGGACGTGTATTCCCAGGTAAGCGCATGACAGGCCACCTTGGCGACGTTACACGCACCGTACAAAATTTAGTCATCGCCCGCATTGATACAGAACGTAATCTGATCATGGTGAAAGGTGCCGTACCCGGCGCCCCAGGCGGTAAGGTCATCGTTACTCCAGCGGTTAAGACTCCGCTGAAGAAGAAATAA
- the rplD gene encoding 50S ribosomal protein L4 → MELKLLQDNGTLAAGIQASPEVFEREYNEALVHQVVVAYQANARSGNRAQKDREQVKHTTKKPWRQKGTGRARAGMSSSPLWRGGGRIFPNSPEENFSHKVNKKMYRAGMRSILSQLAREGRLNVVDQFELDAPKTKVLAEKVKAMGLDSVLIIVDQVSENLYLAARNLHKVAVVEPQHADPLSLVQYQKVLVSKAAIAKIEELLK, encoded by the coding sequence ATGGAACTCAAGCTTCTCCAAGATAACGGCACTCTCGCTGCAGGCATTCAAGCCTCACCCGAAGTGTTCGAGCGCGAATACAACGAAGCATTGGTGCACCAAGTTGTAGTGGCTTATCAAGCCAATGCACGTAGCGGTAACCGCGCACAAAAAGACCGCGAGCAAGTTAAGCACACCACGAAAAAGCCATGGCGCCAAAAAGGCACTGGCCGTGCACGTGCTGGTATGAGCTCTTCCCCATTGTGGCGTGGAGGTGGTCGGATATTCCCGAACTCCCCAGAAGAAAATTTCAGCCACAAAGTAAATAAAAAAATGTATCGCGCTGGTATGAGATCAATTCTGTCTCAACTCGCCCGCGAAGGTCGCTTAAACGTCGTAGATCAATTTGAGCTCGACGCACCAAAGACCAAAGTACTTGCTGAAAAAGTGAAAGCAATGGGCTTGGATTCGGTGCTGATCATCGTTGATCAGGTTAGCGAAAACTTGTATTTAGCTGCACGCAATTTGCATAAAGTTGCAGTAGTAGAGCCACAACATGCTGATCCGCTTTCCTTGGTTCAGTATCAAAAAGTGTTGGTGAGCAAAGCAGCGATTGCCAAAATCGAGGAGTTGCTGAAATGA
- the rplW gene encoding 50S ribosomal protein L23, translating into MSQTRRNDHNLMKVLLGPVISEKATMVAEKNEQVVFQVDRAANKSDVKQAVELLFKVQVDSVQIVNQKGKPKRYGRFEGRRDHVKKAYVNLKPGQEINFEAEAN; encoded by the coding sequence ATGAGCCAAACACGCAGAAATGATCACAACCTGATGAAGGTTTTGCTTGGACCGGTTATTTCGGAAAAAGCAACGATGGTCGCTGAGAAAAACGAACAAGTCGTTTTTCAGGTGGATCGCGCAGCAAACAAGAGCGATGTAAAGCAAGCCGTTGAATTGCTATTCAAAGTTCAAGTGGACTCGGTTCAAATCGTCAATCAAAAAGGCAAGCCAAAGCGCTATGGCCGTTTTGAAGGTCGTCGCGATCACGTCAAGAAGGCTTACGTTAATTTGAAGCCTGGTCAAGAAATCAACTTTGAAGCGGAGGCGAATTAA
- the rplB gene encoding 50S ribosomal protein L2, with protein sequence MPLMKTKPTSPGRRSMVKVVNPDLHKGKPFAALLEPQIQKAGRNNNGHITTRHKGGGHKHHYRVVDFKRNDKDGIAAKVERLEYDPNRSANIALLLFADGERRYIIAAKGMVAGQPVMNGSQAPIKAGNNLPIRNIPIGSTIHCVEMLPGKGAQIARSAGGSAVLLAREGVYAQVRLRSGEVRRILIDCRATIGEVGNEEHSLRQIGKAGANRWRGIRPTVRGVAMNPVDHPHGGGEGKTGEGRVPVSPWGTPTKGYRTRRNKRTTSMIVQRRQKR encoded by the coding sequence ATGCCTTTGATGAAAACAAAACCGACCTCACCAGGTCGTCGCTCAATGGTCAAGGTGGTAAACCCAGACCTGCATAAAGGTAAACCTTTCGCAGCGTTGTTGGAGCCACAGATTCAAAAAGCCGGTCGTAATAACAACGGCCACATTACCACCCGCCATAAAGGCGGCGGTCATAAGCACCACTATCGCGTTGTTGACTTTAAGCGCAACGATAAAGATGGCATTGCAGCCAAAGTAGAGCGCTTAGAATACGATCCAAACCGTAGCGCAAACATCGCCTTATTGTTGTTTGCTGACGGTGAGCGTCGTTACATCATTGCCGCTAAAGGCATGGTTGCAGGTCAGCCCGTCATGAATGGTTCGCAAGCACCAATCAAAGCAGGTAACAATTTGCCAATTCGTAATATTCCAATTGGTAGCACGATCCATTGCGTTGAAATGCTCCCAGGTAAAGGCGCACAAATCGCCCGCTCTGCAGGTGGTTCAGCTGTATTGCTGGCACGTGAGGGAGTATACGCTCAGGTTCGTTTGCGTTCCGGCGAAGTACGTCGCATTCTGATTGACTGCCGTGCCACGATTGGCGAAGTTGGCAATGAAGAGCATAGCTTGCGTCAAATTGGTAAAGCAGGTGCAAATCGCTGGCGTGGTATTCGCCCAACCGTTCGCGGTGTGGCAATGAACCCAGTCGATCACCCACATGGTGGTGGTGAAGGTAAGACCGGCGAAGGCCGTGTTCCTGTATCACCATGGGGTACTCCAACCAAAGGTTATCGTACACGTCGTAACAAGCGTACAACTTCGATGATCGTTCAACGTCGTCAAAAACGTTAA
- the rpsS gene encoding 30S ribosomal protein S19, with protein sequence MTRSAKKGPFCDASLVKKVEVAQANKDKKPIKTWSRRSTILPDFIGLTIAVHNGRQHVPVYVSENMVGHKLGEFALTRTFKGHAADKKVTKK encoded by the coding sequence ATGACACGTTCAGCTAAAAAAGGCCCGTTTTGCGACGCCAGCTTGGTAAAAAAAGTCGAAGTTGCACAGGCCAACAAAGACAAAAAGCCGATTAAAACTTGGTCACGCCGTTCCACAATTCTGCCCGACTTCATTGGTCTGACAATTGCTGTGCACAACGGTCGTCAACACGTTCCGGTTTATGTATCAGAAAACATGGTGGGTCATAAGTTAGGCGAATTCGCTTTGACCCGTACTTTCAAAGGTCACGCTGCTGACAAGAAAGTAACGAAGAAGTAA
- the rplV gene encoding 50S ribosomal protein L22 yields the protein MMEVKAIHKGARISAQKTRLVADQIRGLPIARAMNILNFSPKKAAFIVKKVVESAMANAEHNKGADIDELKVAAIIVDKGTSLKRFTARAKGRGNQIEKQTCHISVTLSN from the coding sequence ATGATGGAAGTTAAAGCTATTCACAAGGGCGCCCGCATTTCTGCGCAAAAGACACGTTTGGTCGCTGATCAAATTCGTGGTTTGCCAATTGCACGCGCCATGAACATTTTGAATTTCAGCCCCAAGAAGGCCGCATTTATTGTGAAGAAGGTAGTTGAGTCTGCAATGGCCAACGCTGAACACAATAAAGGTGCCGACATTGATGAGCTCAAAGTTGCCGCAATTATTGTTGACAAGGGTACCTCCTTGAAGCGATTTACAGCGCGCGCCAAAGGCCGTGGCAATCAAATCGAAAAACAAACTTGTCACATTAGCGTGACCTTGAGTAACTAA
- the rpsC gene encoding 30S ribosomal protein S3: MGQKINPTGFRLSVSKNWTSRWYANNTDFAKMLKEDVDVRIYLKKKLKNASVSKVIIERPAKNARITIYSSRPGVVIGKKGEDIEVLRRELQKRMGVPVHVNIEEIRKPEVDAQLIADSITQQLEKRIMFRRAMKRAMQNAMRLGAQGIKIMSSGRLNGAEIARREWYREGRVPLHTLKADIDYATSEAETTYGIIGVKVWVYKGDTLGRGADAPVAAPAEPVVDEKKPRRAPSKTIARKPAGDAKPLVAAKPAVKRVSKAAAKPEAAADTQKSGE, from the coding sequence ATGGGCCAAAAGATAAACCCCACCGGATTCCGACTCTCGGTAAGCAAGAATTGGACATCACGTTGGTATGCAAACAATACTGACTTTGCAAAAATGCTCAAAGAAGATGTGGATGTTCGCATCTATTTGAAAAAGAAATTGAAGAATGCATCCGTTAGCAAAGTCATCATTGAGCGTCCCGCTAAAAATGCACGCATTACGATTTATAGCTCACGCCCAGGTGTCGTGATTGGTAAAAAAGGCGAAGACATTGAAGTGCTCCGCCGCGAACTGCAAAAGCGCATGGGCGTTCCTGTTCATGTGAACATTGAAGAAATTCGCAAGCCTGAAGTCGACGCACAATTAATTGCTGACTCGATTACTCAGCAGTTAGAGAAGCGGATTATGTTCCGTCGTGCAATGAAGCGTGCCATGCAAAATGCAATGCGCCTTGGCGCACAGGGCATCAAGATCATGTCTTCAGGCCGTTTGAATGGTGCTGAGATTGCGCGTCGCGAATGGTATCGCGAAGGTCGCGTTCCACTTCACACCTTGAAGGCGGACATCGATTACGCAACATCGGAAGCAGAAACAACCTACGGCATTATTGGTGTCAAGGTATGGGTATACAAAGGCGACACATTGGGTCGTGGTGCGGATGCTCCAGTAGCAGCGCCAGCAGAGCCAGTCGTTGATGAAAAAAAGCCACGCCGCGCTCCATCCAAAACAATCGCGCGTAAACCAGCAGGCGATGCAAAGCCATTAGTAGCTGCAAAGCCAGCCGTTAAGCGTGTTAGCAAAGCAGCCGCTAAGCCAGAAGCTGCCGCTGATACACAGAAGTCAGGAGAGTAA
- the rplP gene encoding 50S ribosomal protein L16, translating into MLQPKRRKYRKEQKGRNTGVATRGSSVAFGDFGLKAVGRGRLTARQIESARRAMTRHIKRGGRIWIRIFPDKPISQKPAEVRMGNGKGNPEYYVAEIQPGKVLYEMDGVDETLAREAFKLAAAKLPIQTTFVIRHLG; encoded by the coding sequence ATGTTGCAACCAAAGCGTCGCAAATATCGCAAAGAGCAAAAGGGCCGTAACACTGGGGTCGCAACGCGCGGCAGTTCAGTTGCCTTTGGTGACTTTGGATTAAAGGCAGTTGGTCGCGGTCGATTAACCGCGCGCCAAATTGAGTCGGCACGTCGTGCGATGACTCGCCATATTAAGCGTGGTGGCCGTATTTGGATTCGTATTTTCCCAGATAAGCCAATTTCGCAAAAACCAGCTGAAGTCCGTATGGGTAACGGTAAAGGTAATCCAGAGTACTACGTTGCTGAGATTCAGCCAGGCAAAGTATTGTATGAAATGGACGGAGTCGATGAGACCTTGGCGCGCGAAGCTTTCAAGCTAGCTGCAGCGAAGTTGCCTATTCAGACCACATTTGTGATTCGCCACTTAGGCTAA
- the rpmC gene encoding 50S ribosomal protein L29: MNNKELQTKDLNALNSELSELLKTSFKLRMQKGTQQLQNTSQLGKVKRDIARVKTFITQKTAQK, translated from the coding sequence ATGAATAACAAAGAATTGCAAACCAAAGACCTGAATGCCTTAAACAGCGAACTGTCTGAGCTCCTCAAAACGAGCTTCAAACTGCGCATGCAAAAGGGTACTCAGCAACTTCAAAACACTAGCCAATTGGGTAAAGTTAAGCGCGACATCGCTCGCGTGAAGACATTCATTACTCAAAAGACTGCCCAGAAATAA
- the rpsQ gene encoding 30S ribosomal protein S17, whose amino-acid sequence MTETSKPLRRTLIGRVVSDKMQKTVTVLVERQVKHALYGKYVGHSKKYHAHDEASQYKMGDTVEIAESKPISRTKSWVVTRLVEASKGI is encoded by the coding sequence ATGACAGAAACCTCCAAACCCTTACGCCGGACATTAATTGGCCGTGTTGTAAGTGACAAAATGCAAAAAACAGTTACGGTCCTGGTAGAGCGCCAAGTAAAGCACGCGCTCTATGGAAAGTACGTTGGCCATTCCAAAAAGTACCATGCTCACGACGAAGCCAGTCAGTACAAGATGGGCGATACGGTTGAAATTGCTGAATCTAAGCCAATCTCACGTACAAAGTCATGGGTTGTTACCCGTTTGGTAGAGGCATCAAAGGGTATTTAA
- the rplN gene encoding 50S ribosomal protein L14, with the protein MIQTESRLQVADNTGASEVLCIKVLGGSKRRYASIGDVIKVSVKSAAPRGRVKKGDIYNAVVVRTAKGVRRPDGSLIKFDANAAVLLNAKLEPIGTRIFGPVTRELRTEKFMKIVSLAPEVI; encoded by the coding sequence ATGATTCAGACCGAAAGTAGATTGCAGGTTGCCGATAATACTGGCGCCAGTGAAGTGTTGTGCATCAAGGTATTGGGCGGCTCTAAGCGTCGCTACGCCAGTATCGGTGATGTCATCAAAGTCAGCGTGAAGTCCGCTGCTCCACGTGGCCGAGTAAAAAAAGGTGATATTTATAACGCAGTAGTGGTGAGAACTGCTAAGGGCGTTCGCCGCCCAGACGGCTCATTGATTAAGTTCGATGCCAATGCCGCAGTACTGCTGAATGCCAAGCTTGAGCCGATAGGAACTCGCATCTTTGGACCAGTTACGCGTGAATTGCGTACCGAGAAGTTCATGAAGATCGTTTCCCTCGCGCCTGAAGTGATTTAA
- the rplX gene encoding 50S ribosomal protein L24, translating into MKKIRKGDSVIVLTGRDKGKKGTVTDVLENKLVVEGVNVYKKSVKPNPNTGTTGGMIDKVMPIHVSNVALVDANGKPSKVGIKVDAGKKVRFLKTTGATLSA; encoded by the coding sequence ATGAAAAAGATTCGTAAAGGTGACTCCGTTATTGTTCTGACCGGCCGCGATAAAGGCAAAAAAGGAACAGTGACGGATGTACTCGAGAACAAATTGGTAGTTGAAGGTGTCAACGTCTATAAGAAGAGCGTTAAACCCAACCCAAATACAGGCACAACTGGCGGCATGATCGACAAAGTGATGCCAATTCACGTATCCAACGTGGCTTTGGTGGATGCAAACGGTAAACCTTCTAAGGTTGGTATCAAAGTGGATGCCGGCAAGAAAGTCCGTTTTCTGAAAACCACTGGCGCAACGTTAAGCGCATAA
- the rplE gene encoding 50S ribosomal protein L5 has translation MSTRFQEHYKEKVVGDLMTKFGYKSVMEVPRITKITLNMGLGDAVNDKKIIENAVGDLTKVAGQKPVVTKARKAIAGFKIRQGYPIGAMVTLRGARMFEFLDRFVTVALPRVRDFRGISGKAFDGRGNYNIGVKEQIIFPEIEYDKIDSLRGLNISITTTAKTDDEAKALLAAFKFPFRN, from the coding sequence ATGAGCACACGTTTTCAAGAACACTACAAAGAAAAAGTCGTTGGCGATTTGATGACCAAATTCGGTTACAAGTCGGTAATGGAAGTTCCACGCATTACCAAGATCACCCTAAACATGGGCCTTGGCGACGCAGTGAATGACAAGAAAATCATCGAGAATGCTGTTGGTGATTTGACGAAGGTTGCAGGCCAAAAGCCCGTCGTAACGAAAGCACGCAAAGCGATTGCCGGATTTAAGATTCGTCAAGGCTATCCGATTGGTGCAATGGTTACCTTGCGCGGCGCACGCATGTTTGAATTCTTAGACCGTTTTGTTACGGTTGCATTGCCACGTGTACGTGACTTCCGCGGCATCTCAGGCAAAGCATTTGATGGCCGTGGTAACTACAACATCGGCGTTAAAGAGCAAATTATTTTCCCTGAAATTGAATACGACAAAATCGATTCGCTTCGTGGTCTAAATATCAGCATTACGACAACCGCAAAAACAGACGATGAAGCAAAAGCGCTGTTGGCGGCATTTAAATTCCCTTTCCGCAATTAA
- the rpsN gene encoding 30S ribosomal protein S14, giving the protein MAKLSLIERENKRAKCVEKYAAKRAELKAIIADTARSDEERYEARLKLQALPRNASPIRQRNRCSLTGRPRGTFRKFGLARSKIREIAFRGEIPGLTKASW; this is encoded by the coding sequence GTGGCAAAACTATCCCTAATTGAGCGCGAGAATAAGCGCGCTAAATGTGTAGAGAAATACGCAGCAAAGCGGGCTGAACTAAAGGCCATCATCGCCGATACAGCCCGTAGCGACGAAGAGCGCTATGAAGCCCGCCTGAAATTGCAAGCTCTACCACGTAACGCAAGCCCGATCCGCCAGCGGAATCGTTGTTCATTGACCGGTCGACCACGTGGCACATTCCGTAAATTCGGTTTGGCCCGTAGCAAGATTCGTGAAATCGCCTTCCGTGGCGAAATCCCCGGTTTAACCAAGGCCAGCTGGTAA